One Streptosporangium sp. NBC_01495 DNA window includes the following coding sequences:
- a CDS encoding geranylgeranyl reductase family protein, with the protein MTVPAATQRKVAEADADVIVVGAGPAGSTTAFHLAQAGLDVLLLEKTTFPREKVCGDGLTPRAVKQLIAMGIDIDAPGWVRNKGLRVVGGGMRFELDWPELSSYPDFGLVRTRQDFDEILAANAVKAGVRLLQGVNVTAPVLDERSGHIVGVVAKRDGEEVTYRSRLVVAADGNSTRISLAMGLHKREDRPMGVAVRTYFESPRHDDDYLETWLELWDGDTLLPGYGWIFGVGDGTSNVGLGLLNTSESFKGMDYRDLLKRWVKGMPPEWGYVEENMTAPIRGAALPMAFNRQPHYTRGLVLVGDAGGMINPFNGEGIAYAMETGHIAAEMIVQALGRVTPAQRERVLRAYPQTLKDAYGGYFTLGRGFVELIGHRGVMSFATRHALPHPHLMRFALKLLANLTDRRGDASDRIINALSKVAPPA; encoded by the coding sequence GTGACCGTGCCAGCCGCCACACAGCGGAAAGTCGCTGAGGCTGACGCCGACGTCATCGTCGTCGGCGCCGGGCCCGCCGGTTCGACAACCGCTTTCCATCTCGCGCAGGCCGGGCTCGACGTCCTGCTGCTCGAGAAGACCACCTTCCCCCGTGAGAAAGTCTGCGGCGACGGGCTGACGCCCCGAGCGGTCAAGCAGCTCATCGCGATGGGGATCGACATCGACGCCCCCGGCTGGGTCCGCAACAAGGGCCTGCGCGTGGTCGGCGGCGGGATGCGCTTCGAGCTCGACTGGCCGGAGCTGTCGAGCTACCCCGACTTCGGCCTGGTCCGCACCCGCCAGGACTTCGACGAGATCCTGGCCGCCAACGCGGTCAAGGCGGGCGTCCGCCTGCTGCAGGGGGTCAACGTCACCGCCCCGGTCCTCGACGAGCGCAGCGGGCACATCGTCGGCGTGGTCGCCAAGCGGGACGGTGAGGAGGTCACCTACCGTTCGCGGCTGGTGGTCGCCGCCGACGGCAACTCCACCCGCATCTCCCTGGCGATGGGGCTGCACAAGCGCGAGGACCGCCCGATGGGCGTCGCGGTGCGAACCTACTTCGAGAGCCCCCGCCACGACGACGACTACCTGGAGACCTGGCTGGAGCTGTGGGACGGCGACACCCTGCTGCCCGGCTACGGCTGGATCTTCGGCGTCGGCGACGGCACCTCCAACGTGGGCCTGGGGCTGCTGAACACCAGCGAGTCCTTCAAGGGCATGGACTACCGCGACCTGCTCAAGCGCTGGGTGAAGGGCATGCCCCCCGAGTGGGGCTACGTCGAGGAGAACATGACGGCCCCCATCAGGGGCGCCGCGCTGCCGATGGCCTTCAACCGCCAGCCCCACTACACGCGGGGCCTGGTGCTGGTGGGCGACGCCGGCGGGATGATCAACCCGTTCAACGGCGAGGGCATCGCGTACGCGATGGAGACCGGCCACATCGCCGCCGAGATGATCGTCCAGGCGCTCGGCAGGGTCACCCCGGCGCAGCGGGAGCGCGTGCTGCGCGCTTACCCCCAGACGCTCAAAGACGCATACGGTGGTTACTTCACCCTCGGCAGGGGATTCGTGGAGCTGATCGGGCACCGCGGTGTGATGAGCTTCGCCACCCGTCACGCGCTGCCGCACCCGCACCTGATGCGGTTCGCGCTCAAGCTCCTTGCTAATCTCACCGACCGGCGGGGTGACGCGTCCGATCGCATCATCAACGCCCTGTCGAAGGTGGCGCCACCGGCATGA
- a CDS encoding BldC family transcriptional regulator → MRGGEIVESSSERLLTPGEVAALFRVDPKTVTRWAAAGRISSIRTPGGHRRFRESEVHALLRGEDVLTAERPAGESPRV, encoded by the coding sequence ATGCGAGGGGGAGAGATTGTGGAGAGTAGCAGCGAGCGTCTGCTGACGCCCGGAGAGGTTGCCGCCCTCTTTCGGGTCGACCCAAAGACGGTTACACGCTGGGCCGCGGCAGGCCGCATCAGCAGCATCCGTACCCCCGGAGGGCACCGGCGTTTCCGCGAGTCGGAAGTGCACGCCCTTCTGCGTGGAGAGGACGTCTTGACGGCCGAACGGCCGGCAGGCGAGTCCCCGCGCGTCTGA
- a CDS encoding NADH-quinone oxidoreductase subunit A, with protein MELYAPILVLAVLAAGFAIFSVTIAPFTGPKRWNRAKLDAYECGIEPTPQPVGGGRFPLKYMVTAMLFIVFDIEIIFLYPWAVAFDQLGIFGLVEMLLFIVTVLVAYAYVWRRKGLDWD; from the coding sequence ATGGAGTTGTACGCACCCATCCTGGTGCTCGCCGTTCTCGCGGCGGGATTTGCGATCTTCTCAGTGACGATCGCCCCCTTCACCGGTCCCAAGCGCTGGAACCGCGCGAAACTCGACGCCTACGAATGCGGCATCGAGCCGACGCCCCAGCCCGTGGGCGGAGGACGCTTCCCGCTGAAGTACATGGTCACCGCGATGCTGTTCATCGTGTTCGACATCGAGATCATCTTCCTCTATCCGTGGGCGGTCGCGTTCGACCAGCTCGGGATCTTCGGACTGGTCGAGATGCTGCTGTTCATCGTCACCGTGCTCGTGGCCTACGCGTACGTGTGGCGCCGCAAGGGTCTGGACTGGGACTAG
- a CDS encoding NuoB/complex I 20 kDa subunit family protein has protein sequence MGLEEKLPSGFMLSTVEQVAGWARKNSVWPATFGLACCAIELMSTGGPKHDLARFGMERASASPRQADLMIVAGRLSQKMAPVLRQIYDQMAEPKWVIAMGVCASSGGMFNNYAIVQGVDHVVPVDIYLPGCPPRPEMLIDAIVKLHDKIQNTKFGAHRAKQIDELELQALRTLPLIDQGTAK, from the coding sequence ATGGGTCTTGAAGAGAAACTTCCGAGCGGGTTCATGCTCAGCACGGTCGAGCAGGTCGCCGGCTGGGCACGCAAGAACTCCGTCTGGCCGGCGACGTTCGGCCTCGCCTGTTGCGCCATCGAGCTGATGTCCACCGGCGGTCCCAAGCACGACCTGGCGCGCTTCGGCATGGAGCGCGCCTCGGCGTCTCCGCGCCAGGCCGACCTGATGATCGTCGCGGGACGGCTGTCGCAGAAGATGGCCCCGGTGCTGCGCCAGATCTACGACCAGATGGCCGAGCCCAAGTGGGTCATCGCCATGGGCGTCTGCGCCTCCAGCGGCGGCATGTTCAACAACTACGCGATCGTGCAGGGCGTCGACCATGTCGTCCCCGTCGACATCTACCTGCCCGGCTGCCCGCCGCGGCCCGAGATGCTCATCGACGCGATCGTCAAGTTGCACGACAAGATCCAGAACACGAAGTTCGGCGCGCACCGTGCCAAGCAGATCGACGAGCTCGAACTGCAGGCCCTGCGGACGCTGCCGCTGATCGACCAGGGAACCGCCAAATGA
- a CDS encoding demethylmenaquinone methyltransferase, with protein MTRASLDKQPHEVAAMFDRTARRYDLVNDVISLGQVRLWRKATAAAVDAGPGELVLDLGAGTGTSTDAFTTLGARAIASDFSLGMLSTGVRRRGGSGVSGGGVRGVSFVAGDALRLPFADGVFDAVTISTALRNVHDTGQALREMYRVARPGARLVILEFSHPTPKSFDLVYSQYLMRLMPQAARLFGSNDDSYEYLAESIRAWPDQAGLAKIIQGAGWERVAWRNLTFGIVALHRAYKPA; from the coding sequence ATGACGCGCGCTTCTCTGGACAAGCAGCCGCACGAGGTCGCCGCGATGTTCGATCGCACGGCCAGGCGGTACGACCTTGTCAACGACGTTATCTCCCTGGGCCAGGTCCGGCTGTGGCGCAAGGCCACCGCCGCGGCCGTCGACGCGGGCCCCGGTGAGCTGGTCCTCGACCTCGGCGCGGGCACCGGTACGTCCACCGACGCGTTCACCACGCTGGGCGCCCGCGCCATCGCCTCCGACTTCTCGCTCGGCATGCTGAGCACCGGGGTCAGGCGCAGGGGCGGCTCGGGCGTCTCCGGAGGGGGAGTGCGGGGCGTCAGCTTCGTCGCGGGCGACGCGCTGCGGCTGCCCTTCGCCGACGGCGTCTTCGACGCGGTGACGATCTCCACGGCGCTGCGCAACGTGCACGACACCGGCCAGGCGCTGCGCGAGATGTACCGGGTGGCCAGGCCGGGCGCGCGGCTGGTGATCCTGGAGTTCTCGCACCCCACGCCGAAGTCCTTCGACCTCGTGTACTCGCAGTACCTGATGAGGCTGATGCCGCAGGCCGCCAGGCTCTTCGGTTCCAACGACGACTCCTACGAGTATCTGGCGGAGTCGATCAGGGCCTGGCCGGACCAGGCGGGGCTGGCGAAGATCATTCAGGGAGCGGGCTGGGAACGGGTCGCCTGGCGCAACCTGACGTTCGGGATCGTGGCCCTTCACCGTGCGTACAAGCCCGCTTAG
- a CDS encoding NADH-quinone oxidoreductase subunit D has product MSVPYQETKETLGSSYDEAAEGKVYTVSGNDWTELVETLSGQQDQQLVINMGPQHPSTHGVLRLILNLDGETVTEARTVIGYLHTGIEKNLEYRTWTQGTTFVTRMDYLAPIFNETAYCMGVERLLGITDRIPERAQAIRVMMMELTRISSHMVAIGTFGMELGATTPFLFGSREREMVLDVMEYITGLRMNMAYVRPGGVSVDLPAGAVDKVGELLKVMPGRIKDMRKMLDANPVYLARTKDVAYLDLTGCMALGVTGPMLRAAGLPWDLRKSQPYCGYETYEFDVPTEKTADVYGRYLVRVAEMEESLKIIEQALDRLSGPLKNDRVMVDDKKIGWPAQLALGPDGLGNSPDHIAHIMSGSMEALIHHFKLVTEGFRVPAGQAYASVESPRGELGAHVVSDGGTRPYRVHFRDPSFTNLQAMPATCEGGMVADVISAVASIDPVMGGVDR; this is encoded by the coding sequence ATGAGCGTCCCCTACCAGGAGACCAAGGAGACCCTCGGGTCCTCGTACGACGAGGCCGCCGAGGGCAAGGTCTACACGGTCTCGGGCAACGACTGGACGGAGCTGGTCGAGACCCTCTCCGGCCAGCAGGACCAGCAGCTCGTCATCAACATGGGCCCCCAGCACCCGTCCACGCACGGCGTGCTCCGCCTGATCCTGAACCTGGACGGCGAGACGGTCACCGAGGCCCGCACGGTCATCGGCTACCTGCACACCGGCATCGAGAAGAACCTCGAATACCGGACCTGGACCCAGGGCACGACGTTCGTCACCCGGATGGACTACCTGGCGCCGATCTTCAACGAGACCGCCTACTGCATGGGCGTCGAGCGGCTGCTGGGCATCACCGACCGGATCCCCGAGCGGGCCCAGGCCATCCGCGTGATGATGATGGAGCTCACCCGGATCTCCTCGCACATGGTGGCCATCGGCACCTTCGGCATGGAGCTGGGCGCGACCACGCCGTTCCTCTTCGGGTCCCGCGAGCGCGAGATGGTGCTCGACGTGATGGAGTACATCACCGGCCTGCGGATGAACATGGCCTACGTCCGGCCCGGAGGCGTCTCCGTCGACCTGCCCGCCGGCGCCGTCGACAAGGTCGGCGAGCTGCTCAAGGTCATGCCGGGGCGCATCAAGGACATGCGCAAGATGCTCGACGCGAACCCGGTCTACCTGGCCCGCACCAAGGACGTCGCCTACCTCGACCTCACCGGCTGCATGGCGCTGGGCGTCACCGGCCCGATGCTGCGGGCCGCCGGCCTGCCCTGGGACCTGCGCAAGTCGCAGCCCTACTGCGGCTACGAGACCTACGAGTTCGACGTCCCGACGGAGAAGACCGCCGACGTCTACGGCCGCTACCTGGTACGGGTGGCCGAGATGGAGGAGTCGCTCAAGATCATTGAGCAGGCGCTCGACCGCCTCTCCGGGCCGCTCAAGAACGACCGGGTGATGGTCGACGACAAGAAGATCGGCTGGCCCGCGCAGCTCGCGCTCGGCCCCGACGGCCTGGGCAACTCGCCCGACCACATCGCGCACATCATGAGCGGCTCCATGGAGGCGCTGATCCACCACTTCAAGCTGGTGACCGAGGGCTTCCGGGTCCCGGCCGGGCAGGCGTACGCCTCGGTCGAGTCGCCCCGCGGCGAGCTCGGCGCCCACGTGGTCAGCGACGGCGGAACCCGCCCCTACCGCGTACACTTCCGCGACCCGTCCTTCACGAACCTGCAGGCCATGCCCGCGACGTGCGAGGGCGGCATGGTCGCCGACGTCATCTCGGCGGTGGCCTCGATCGACCCGGTGATGGGAGGTGTCGACCGATGA
- the nuoF gene encoding NADH-quinone oxidoreductase subunit NuoF: MTTLTPVLTANWDQPNSFTLEGYGDYSAAKKALGMDPDAVIQAVKDSGLRGRGGAGFPTGMKWGFIPQGDGKPHYLVVNADESEPGTCKDIPLMMANPHSLVEGVIITAYAIRANHAFIYVRGEVVHVIRRLQAAVAEAYAKGYLGTDLFGSGFDLELVVHSGAGAYICGEETALLDSLEGYRGQPRLKPPFPAVAGLYASPTVVNNVESVASVPSIIANGADWFAGMGTEKSKGFGIFSLSGHVTTPGQYEAPLGITLRELLEMSGGIREGHRLKFWTPGGSSTPIFTDEHLDVPLDFESVGAKGSMLGTRALQIFDETTCVVRAVLRWTEFYAHESCGKCTPCREGTFWLKQVLKRLEKGQGTEEDLTTITDIADNILGRSFCALGDGATSPIHSSVKYFRDEYLKHFEIGGCPFDHAPSTVWGAQ, translated from the coding sequence GTGACCACTCTCACCCCGGTTCTCACCGCGAACTGGGACCAGCCCAACTCCTTCACCCTGGAGGGCTACGGCGACTACTCGGCGGCCAAGAAGGCGCTGGGCATGGACCCCGACGCCGTCATCCAGGCCGTCAAGGACTCCGGACTGCGCGGCCGGGGCGGCGCGGGCTTCCCCACCGGCATGAAGTGGGGCTTCATCCCCCAGGGGGACGGCAAGCCGCACTACCTGGTGGTCAACGCCGACGAGTCCGAGCCCGGCACGTGCAAGGACATCCCGCTGATGATGGCCAACCCGCACTCGCTGGTCGAGGGCGTCATCATCACCGCGTACGCGATCCGGGCCAACCACGCCTTCATCTACGTGCGCGGCGAGGTGGTGCACGTCATCCGCCGCCTGCAGGCGGCCGTGGCCGAGGCGTACGCCAAGGGCTATCTCGGCACCGACCTGTTCGGCTCCGGCTTCGACCTGGAGCTGGTCGTGCACAGCGGGGCCGGCGCCTACATCTGTGGCGAGGAGACGGCGCTGCTCGACTCGCTGGAGGGCTATCGCGGCCAACCTCGGCTCAAGCCCCCCTTCCCCGCCGTGGCGGGCCTGTACGCCTCGCCGACCGTCGTCAACAACGTCGAGTCGGTCGCGAGTGTTCCCTCCATCATCGCCAACGGCGCCGACTGGTTCGCCGGGATGGGCACCGAGAAGTCCAAGGGCTTCGGCATCTTCTCGCTGAGCGGCCACGTGACCACGCCCGGCCAGTACGAGGCCCCGCTCGGCATCACGCTGCGTGAGCTGCTGGAGATGTCCGGCGGCATCCGCGAGGGCCACCGGCTCAAGTTCTGGACCCCCGGCGGGTCGAGCACCCCGATCTTCACCGACGAACACCTCGACGTCCCGCTGGACTTCGAGTCCGTCGGGGCGAAGGGCTCGATGCTCGGCACCCGGGCCCTGCAGATCTTCGACGAGACCACCTGCGTGGTGCGCGCCGTGCTCCGCTGGACGGAGTTCTACGCGCACGAGTCGTGCGGCAAGTGCACCCCCTGCCGGGAGGGCACCTTCTGGCTCAAGCAGGTGCTCAAGCGGCTGGAGAAGGGTCAGGGCACCGAAGAGGACCTGACCACGATCACCGACATCGCCGACAACATCCTGGGACGCTCCTTCTGCGCCCTGGGCGACGGTGCGACCAGCCCCATCCACTCGTCGGTGAAATACTTCCGCGACGAATACCTCAAGCACTTCGAGATCGGCGGCTGCCCGTTCGATCACGCCCCGTCCACGGTGTGGGGTGCCCAGTGA
- the ccsA gene encoding cytochrome c biogenesis protein CcsA, producing the protein MSAEVDAGLATLSDQLILATVLLYVSAMIAYALDLAFGRSAGASARAAQPILDTAAGSAPVEGGPATKAPPAWAVWAGPVAVGLSWLGWAANLASLLTRGLAVDRWPWGNMYEFVVAMCFAAVSAFLFMQLRYPVRFLGAFVTVAAALGLGFAVRYLHVQAGPVVPALNSYWVAIHVSAAIVASGLFIVAGVSGILYLVRKDSAVRLPSRQDLERVAHRAIVIGFPIWTFAVIAGALWADKAWGRYWGWDPKEIWAFITWIAYAAYLHARATAGWKGRAAMIVQLVAFACLLFNLVGVNIFLGGLHSYAEVPG; encoded by the coding sequence ATGTCCGCTGAGGTTGACGCCGGCCTCGCCACGTTGAGCGACCAGCTCATCTTGGCGACGGTGCTGCTCTACGTCTCCGCAATGATCGCTTACGCCCTCGACCTGGCCTTCGGCCGGTCCGCGGGGGCGTCGGCCCGCGCGGCCCAGCCCATCCTGGACACCGCCGCCGGTTCCGCCCCCGTCGAGGGCGGTCCCGCGACCAAGGCGCCCCCCGCCTGGGCGGTGTGGGCGGGGCCGGTGGCCGTCGGGCTGAGCTGGCTCGGCTGGGCCGCCAACCTCGCCTCCCTCCTCACCCGCGGCCTGGCCGTGGACCGGTGGCCGTGGGGCAACATGTACGAGTTCGTGGTCGCCATGTGCTTCGCGGCGGTGAGTGCGTTCCTGTTCATGCAGCTCCGCTACCCGGTCCGCTTCCTGGGCGCGTTCGTCACGGTCGCCGCCGCCCTGGGGCTCGGTTTCGCCGTACGGTACCTGCACGTGCAGGCCGGTCCCGTGGTGCCGGCGCTGAACTCGTACTGGGTCGCGATCCACGTGTCCGCGGCCATCGTCGCCAGCGGGCTGTTCATCGTGGCCGGGGTCTCCGGCATCCTCTACCTGGTCAGGAAGGACAGCGCGGTCCGGCTGCCGTCCCGGCAGGACCTGGAGCGGGTCGCGCACCGGGCCATCGTGATCGGCTTCCCGATCTGGACCTTCGCCGTCATCGCCGGGGCGCTCTGGGCGGACAAGGCGTGGGGCCGCTACTGGGGCTGGGACCCCAAGGAGATCTGGGCGTTCATCACCTGGATCGCCTACGCGGCCTACCTGCACGCCAGGGCCACCGCGGGATGGAAGGGCAGGGCGGCCATGATCGTGCAGCTCGTCGCCTTCGCCTGCCTGCTGTTCAACCTGGTCGGGGTGAACATTTTCCTCGGGGGTCTGCACTCCTACGCCGAGGTTCCCGGCTGA
- the nuoE gene encoding NADH-quinone oxidoreductase subunit NuoE, with translation MSATTGPADGRAGSTSGEAARAGGEEVSATVSKGYAPEVRERLERDAKEIIGRYPKPRSALLPLLHLVQSEDGYVSDDGHEFCAEILGLSKAEVVGVSTFYTMYKRRPMGQYHVGVCINTLCAVMGGDQIWDELSEHAGVGHDETTPDGKVSLERLECNAACDFAPVMMVNWEFFDNQTPASAKQLVDDLRDGKEISPTRGPKKLCTFKEASRVLAGLPDGLAGDGPSANGPSLEGLRIAKANGWKAPEA, from the coding sequence ATGAGCGCGACTACGGGCCCGGCCGACGGCAGGGCAGGCTCGACGAGCGGCGAGGCCGCCCGCGCGGGCGGCGAGGAGGTGAGCGCGACCGTGTCCAAGGGGTACGCGCCGGAAGTGCGTGAGCGCCTGGAGCGCGACGCCAAGGAGATCATCGGCCGCTACCCGAAGCCGCGGTCGGCCCTGCTGCCCCTGCTGCACCTGGTGCAGTCGGAGGACGGCTACGTCTCCGACGACGGCCACGAGTTCTGCGCCGAGATTCTCGGCCTGAGCAAGGCCGAGGTGGTGGGCGTCTCCACCTTCTACACCATGTACAAGCGCAGGCCGATGGGCCAGTACCACGTGGGCGTGTGCATCAACACACTCTGCGCGGTCATGGGCGGCGACCAGATCTGGGACGAGCTGTCCGAGCACGCCGGCGTCGGCCACGACGAGACGACCCCCGACGGCAAGGTCTCGCTGGAGCGGCTGGAGTGCAACGCCGCCTGCGACTTCGCCCCGGTGATGATGGTCAACTGGGAGTTCTTCGACAACCAGACCCCGGCCTCGGCCAAGCAGCTCGTCGACGACCTCCGGGACGGCAAGGAGATCTCCCCGACCCGGGGCCCGAAGAAGCTCTGCACGTTCAAGGAGGCCTCGCGGGTGCTCGCGGGGCTGCCCGACGGCCTGGCCGGCGACGGCCCCTCGGCGAACGGCCCCTCCCTGGAGGGCCTGAGGATCGCCAAGGCCAACGGATGGAAGGCTCCGGAGGCGTGA
- the resB gene encoding cytochrome c biogenesis protein ResB, translated as MNEARRPAGLGVVGWARWFWRTLTSMRTALILLFLFALGSIPGSIWPQRGVSDAKVFQYFDDSPRLAEWLDRFWLFDVFRAPWFAAIYLLLFVSLIGCVLPRTATHLRELRKKPPAAPRNLGRLPQHASFEADLTVEEAAARLRARRFRVTTGPGWVAGEKGYLRETGNLLFHVALLGLLVAVGAGTLYGYRGNVLVVEGEGFANTVAAYDRYMPGQQVNAESLEPFSFTVDDFQATYIAKGEKAGQALDYEARLKVEDAPGAAPRDYVLKVNEPLDVNGTLSYLIDHGYAPTFRITDGKGQVAFDGPVPCLVVQPATFTSECVIKVPDARPEQLGLLVGFLPTTVPMGSEWVSVFPGAANPTAQVYGAFAGDLGLGDGRPQSVYELDPASLKKMKPLVMKADPLAVGKKLTLPNGAGSIEFTGVREWIALQITHDPGRMPAFVASVLAVVGLVLTLTVRRRRIWVRIHENRQVEAGGLTRTEGGDFSEEFTEIVSALNPGVPNSGVKDVR; from the coding sequence GTGAACGAGGCGCGGCGGCCCGCCGGGCTCGGGGTCGTGGGGTGGGCGCGCTGGTTCTGGCGGACGCTCACCTCGATGCGGACCGCGCTGATCCTGCTGTTCCTGTTCGCCCTGGGCTCCATCCCCGGCTCGATCTGGCCGCAGCGCGGAGTCTCCGACGCCAAGGTCTTCCAGTACTTCGACGACAGCCCCCGGCTCGCCGAGTGGCTGGACAGGTTCTGGCTGTTCGACGTGTTCAGGGCGCCCTGGTTCGCCGCGATCTACCTTCTGCTGTTCGTGTCCCTGATCGGCTGCGTGCTCCCCCGTACCGCGACCCACCTGCGGGAGCTGCGCAAAAAGCCGCCCGCGGCGCCGCGCAACCTGGGCAGGCTGCCGCAGCACGCCTCCTTCGAGGCCGATCTCACCGTCGAGGAGGCCGCCGCGAGGCTGCGCGCCAGGCGGTTCCGGGTGACCACCGGTCCCGGCTGGGTCGCCGGGGAGAAGGGCTACCTGCGCGAGACCGGCAACCTGCTGTTCCACGTGGCCCTGCTCGGCCTGCTGGTCGCGGTCGGCGCCGGGACGCTGTACGGCTACCGGGGCAACGTGCTGGTCGTGGAGGGCGAGGGGTTCGCCAACACGGTCGCCGCCTACGACCGCTACATGCCCGGCCAGCAGGTGAACGCCGAGTCGCTGGAACCGTTCTCCTTCACCGTCGACGACTTCCAGGCGACCTACATCGCGAAGGGCGAGAAGGCGGGCCAGGCCCTCGACTACGAGGCCAGGCTCAAGGTCGAGGACGCCCCCGGCGCCGCCCCGCGCGACTACGTCCTGAAGGTCAACGAGCCGCTGGACGTCAACGGCACGCTGAGTTACCTGATCGACCACGGCTACGCGCCGACCTTCAGGATCACCGACGGCAAGGGCCAGGTCGCCTTCGACGGGCCGGTGCCCTGCCTGGTCGTCCAGCCCGCCACCTTCACCTCCGAGTGCGTGATCAAGGTCCCGGACGCGCGGCCCGAGCAGCTCGGCCTCCTCGTCGGCTTCCTGCCGACGACCGTCCCGATGGGCTCGGAATGGGTCTCGGTCTTCCCCGGCGCGGCCAACCCCACCGCCCAGGTGTACGGTGCCTTCGCCGGCGACCTGGGCCTGGGGGACGGCCGGCCGCAGTCGGTCTACGAGCTCGACCCGGCGAGCCTGAAGAAGATGAAGCCGCTGGTCATGAAGGCCGACCCGCTGGCGGTCGGCAAGAAGCTCACGCTCCCGAACGGCGCGGGCTCGATCGAGTTCACCGGCGTCAGGGAGTGGATCGCCCTGCAGATCACCCACGACCCGGGCCGGATGCCCGCGTTCGTGGCCTCGGTCCTCGCCGTCGTCGGCCTGGTGCTGACCCTGACCGTCCGCCGCCGCAGGATATGGGTGCGGATCCACGAGAACCGCCAGGTCGAGGCGGGTGGTCTCACGCGCACCGAGGGCGGCGATTTCAGCGAGGAGTTCACCGAGATCGTCTCCGCCTTGAACCCAGGAGTTCCGAATTCAGGAGTGAAGGATGTCCGCTGA
- a CDS encoding DUF4229 domain-containing protein — protein MHPVIVYTASRVGLLAVSLGVLYILGLRQPLVLLIAAFLVSGVASYVLLSKQRDAVSERITKNRE, from the coding sequence GTGCATCCCGTCATCGTTTACACAGCGTCCCGGGTCGGCCTACTGGCCGTGAGCCTGGGAGTGCTCTATATCCTCGGCCTGCGCCAGCCCCTGGTCCTGTTGATCGCCGCATTCCTGGTCAGCGGTGTGGCCAGTTACGTCCTGCTCTCGAAGCAGAGGGACGCGGTGAGCGAGCGAATCACTAAGAATCGGGAGTGA
- a CDS encoding NADH-quinone oxidoreductase subunit C — protein MTSEPADNLPRVPEEPVAHLGMFGASGTGDTSGYGRLVVRRKPELSSARPYGGYFDTIADELERALGGDLGDAVERVVVDRGELTFHVRRERLLDVVKTLRDDPALRFELSLGVSGVHYPHLAGQELHAVIHLCSITHNRRLRVEVSCPDDDRHIPSTVSVYPTHDWHERETWDFFGIIFDGHPALTRIMMPDDWDGHPQRKDYPLGGIPVEYRGAEIPAPDQRRSYT, from the coding sequence ATGACGAGCGAACCCGCTGACAACCTCCCCAGGGTGCCGGAGGAGCCGGTCGCCCACCTGGGCATGTTCGGCGCCTCGGGCACCGGTGACACCTCGGGCTACGGCCGCCTCGTCGTGCGGCGCAAGCCCGAGCTGTCCAGCGCCCGCCCGTACGGCGGCTACTTCGACACCATCGCCGACGAGCTGGAGCGCGCCCTCGGCGGCGATCTCGGCGACGCCGTCGAGCGCGTGGTCGTCGACCGCGGCGAGCTGACCTTCCACGTCAGGCGCGAGCGCCTGCTCGACGTCGTCAAGACCCTGCGCGACGACCCCGCGCTGCGCTTCGAGCTCTCGCTCGGCGTCTCCGGCGTGCACTACCCCCACCTGGCGGGCCAGGAGCTGCACGCGGTGATCCACCTGTGCTCGATCACGCACAACCGCCGCCTGCGCGTCGAGGTCTCCTGCCCCGACGACGACCGGCACATCCCCTCCACGGTCTCGGTCTACCCGACGCACGACTGGCACGAGCGCGAGACCTGGGACTTCTTCGGCATCATCTTCGACGGGCACCCGGCGCTGACCCGCATCATGATGCCCGACGACTGGGACGGTCACCCCCAGCGCAAGGACTACCCGCTCGGCGGCATCCCGGTCGAGTACCGCGGCGCCGAGATCCCCGCGCCGGACCAGAGGAGGTCCTACACATGA
- a CDS encoding PLD nuclease N-terminal domain-containing protein — MPLLVGLAILAFWLYCLFDVITTPDEESRNLPKLLWVLIVVLMPLAGGVFWLLLGRPTGPRAPRSLLAEDRPPRPEAPKGPDDDPDFLEDLDRRLRDDD, encoded by the coding sequence ATGCCCCTGCTTGTCGGTCTGGCGATACTCGCCTTCTGGCTTTACTGCCTGTTCGACGTCATCACCACGCCGGACGAGGAGTCCAGGAACCTGCCCAAGCTCCTCTGGGTGCTCATCGTGGTGCTGATGCCGCTCGCCGGAGGAGTCTTCTGGCTGTTGCTCGGTCGGCCGACCGGCCCCAGGGCCCCCCGCTCCCTCCTGGCGGAGGACAGGCCGCCGCGCCCCGAGGCCCCGAAGGGCCCCGACGACGACCCCGACTTCCTCGAGGATCTCGACCGCCGTCTGCGCGACGACGACTGA